The Raphanus sativus cultivar WK10039 chromosome 2, ASM80110v3, whole genome shotgun sequence genome includes a region encoding these proteins:
- the LOC130508080 gene encoding uncharacterized protein LOC130508080: MWGGAAEPVDSYYQVRPECTDVAKTRFKIKPGKTLSVRKWQAAFVQDGTLDIGKTLRRIRRGGIHPSIRGEVWEFLLGCYDPSSTFDEREQIRQRRRKQYASWKEECKKMFPVIGSGSFITAPVVTENGQPNLDPLVIQEINLGTNSNGSVFFKKLTSRGPLDKKVIQWLLSLHQIGLDVNRTDRSLEFYEKKENMSKLWDILSVYAWIDQDVGYCQGMSDLCSPMIVLLEDEADSFFCFERLMRRLRGNFRCTGRSVGVEAQLTHLSSITQTIDPKLHQHLDKLGGGDYLFAIRMLMVQFRREFSFCDSLYLWEMMWALEYDPDLFHVYEAHQCGTEKPEVSNGKPKSMSQCGKYERQNMRNGGKSAEGPLPISVFLVASVLKDKSYKLMTEARGLDDVVKILNDMSGNLDAKKTCSGAIKIHKRYLRKAKK, encoded by the exons ATGTGGGGAGGTGCAGCTGAGCCGGTGGATTCTTATTACCAAGTTCGTCCTGAGTGCACAGATGTCGCCAAGACTAGATTCAAAATCAAG CCAGGCAAAACTCTAAGTGTAAGAAAATGGCAGGCTGCATTTGTCCAAGACGGGACTCTCGATATTGGCAAGACTCTAAGACGAATCCGGAGAGGG GGAATCCATCCATCAATTAGAGGCGAAGTATGGGAGTTCTTACTTGGCTGTTATGACCCATCTAGTACTTTCGACGAAAGAGAGCAAATCCGACAACGCAGAAG AAAGCAGTATGCTTCTTGGAAAGAAGAGTGTAAGAAAATGTTTCCTGTGATTGGAAGTGGAAGTTTCATTACAGCACCTGTAGTTACTGAAAATGGCCAACCTAACCTTGATCCTCTTGTTATTCAAGAAATCAACTTag GTACAAACTCAAATGGTTCAGTTTTCTTTAAAAAGCTCACAAGTCGTGGACCTCTTGATAAGAAAGTTATCCAATGGCTCCTATCACTTCACCAGATTG GTCTTGATGTGAACCGTACAGACAGGTCTTTGGAATTTTATGAGAAAAAGGAGAATATGTCCAAGCTTTGGGATATTCTCTCTGTTTATGCTTGGATAGACCAAGATGTCGGTTACTGTCAAGGAATGAGTGATCTTTGTTCTCCAATGATTGTGCTTCTTGAAGACGAAGCTGATTCATTcttttgttttgagagattaaTGCGTCGATTG CGAGGAAACTTCCGGTGCACGGGGAGATCTGTTGGAGTTGAAGCTCAACTTACTCATTTGTCTTCAATTACTCAGACTATTGACCCAAAGCTTCACCAACATCTAG ATAAACTAGGGGGAGGTGACTATCTCTTCGCCATTCGGATGCTAATGGTTCAGTTCAGAAGAGAATTCTCGTTTTGTGACTCTTTGTACCTTTGGGAG ATGATGTGGGCTCTTGAGTACGACCCTGATCTCTTTCACGTGTACGAGGCGCATCAATGCGGGACTGAGAAACCCGAAGTGTCCAATGGTAAACCAAAGTCGATGAGCCAATGCGGAAAGTACGAGAGGCAAAACATGAGGAATGGAGGCAAAAGCGCGGAAGGTCCTTTGCCTATATCTGTTTTTCTAGTGGCCAGTGTCTTGAAAGACAAGAGTTATAAGCTCATGACTGAAGCACGTGGACTTGATGACGTCGTTAAG ATACTCAACGACATGAGTGGAAACTTGGATGCCAAGAAAACATGTTCTGGAGCTATAAAGATACACAAGAGATATCTCAGAAAG GCTAAGAAATAG
- the LOC108841015 gene encoding napin — translation MANKLFLVSATLAFFFLLTNASIYRTVVEVDEDDATNPAGPFRIPRCRREFQQAQHLRACQQWLHRQAMQSGTGPSWTLDDEFDFEDDMENPQGPQQRPPLLQQCCNELHQEEPLCVCPTLKAASKAVKQQVRQQGQQGQQGQQMQQVVSRIYQTATHLPRVCRIPQVSICPFQKTTPGPYY, via the coding sequence ATGGCGAACAAGCTCTTCCTCGTCTCGGCAACTCTtgccttcttcttccttctcacCAATGCCTCCATCTACAGAACGGTTGTGGAAGTCGACGAAGATGATGCCACAAACCCTGCCGGCCCATTCAGGATTCCAAGATGTAGGAGGGAGTTTCAGCAAGCACAACACCTAAGAGCTTGCCAACAATGGCTCCACAGGCAGGCAATGCAGTCCGGTACTGGTCCTAGCTGGACCCTCGACGATGAGTTTGATTTTGAAGACGACATGGAGAACCCCCAGGGCCCACAGCAGAGGCCGCCACTACTCCAGCAGTGCTGCAACGAGCTCCACCAGGAAGAGCCCCTTTGTGTTTGCCCAACCTTGAAAGCAGCATCCAAAGCCGTTAAACAACAGGTTCGACAACAAGGACAGCAGGGACAGCAGGGACAACAGATGCAGCAAGTAGTGAGCCGTATCTACCAGACCGCTACGCACTTACCTAGAGTTTGCAGAATCCCGCAAGTTAGCATTTGTCCATTCCAGAAGACCACCCCTGGGCCCTACTACTAG
- the LOC108841018 gene encoding napin-like has protein sequence MANKLFLVSATLAFFFLLTNASVYRTVVEVDEDDATNPAGPFRIPRCRKEFQQAQHLRACQQWLHRQAMQSGSGPRWTLDGEFDFEDDMENPQRPPLLQQCCNELHQEEPLCVCPTLKGASKAVKSRVQQQGQMQGPQQQQMVSRIYQTATHLPRVCNIPRVSVCPFQKTTPGPY, from the coding sequence aTGGCGAACAAGCTCTTCCTCGTCTCGGCAACTCTtgccttcttcttccttctcacCAACGCCTCCGTCTACAGGACGGTTGTGGAAGTCGACGAAGATGATGCCACAAACCCAGCCGGCCCATTCAGGATTCCAAGATGTAGGAAGGAGTTTCAGCAAGCACAACACCTAAGAGCTTGCCAACAATGGCTCCACAGGCAGGCAATGCAGTCCGGTAGTGGTCCTAGGTGGACCCTCGACGGTGAGTTTGATTTTGAAGATGACATGGAGAACCCCCAGAGACCGCCACTACTCCAGCAGTGCTGCAACGAGCTCCACCAGGAAGAGCCACTTTGCGTTTGCCCAACCTTGAAAGGAGCATCCAAAGCAGTTAAATCCCGGGTTCAACAACAGGGACAAATGCAGGGGCCGCAGCAGCAGCAGATGGTGAGCCGTATCTACCAGACCGCTACTCACTTGCCTAGAGTTTGCAACATCCCGCGAGTTAGCGTTTGTCCCTTCCAGAAGACTACCCCTGGGCCCTACTAG
- the LOC108840977 gene encoding napin, whose protein sequence is MANKLFLVSATLAFFFLLTNASIYRTVVEVDEDDATNPAGPFRIPRCRREFQQAQHLRACQQWLHRQARQSGSGPSWTLDDEFDFEDDMENPQGPQQRPPLLQQCCNELHQEEPLCVCPTLKAASKAVKQQVRQQQGQQGQQGQQMQQAVSRIYQTATHLPRVCRIPQVSICPFQKTTPGPYY, encoded by the coding sequence ATGGCGAACAAGCTCTTCCTCGTCTCGGCAACTCTtgccttcttcttccttctcacCAATGCCTCCATCTACAGAACGGTTGTGGAAGTCGACGAAGATGATGCCACAAACCCTGCCGGCCCATTCAGGATTCCAAGATGTAGGAGGGAGTTTCAGCAAGCACAACACCTAAGAGCTTGCCAACAATGGCTCCACAGGCAGGCAAGGCAGTCCGGTAGTGGTCCTAGCTGGACCCTCGACGATGAGTTTGATTTTGAAGACGACATGGAGAACCCCCAGGGCCCACAGCAGAGGCCGCCACTACTCCAGCAGTGCTGCAACGAGCTCCACCAGGAAGAGCCCCTTTGTGTTTGCCCAACCTTGAAAGCAGCATCCAAAGCCGTTAAACAACAGGTTCGACAACAGCAGGGACAGCAAGGACAGCAGGGACAGCAGATGCAGCAAGCAGTGAGCCGTATCTACCAGACCGCTACGCACTTACCTAGAGTTTGCAGAATCCCGCAAGTTAGCATTTGTCCATTCCAGAAGACCACCCCTGGGCCCTACTACTAG
- the LOC108841004 gene encoding napin has product MANKLFLVSATLAFFFLLTNASIYRTVVEVDEDDATNPAGPFRYPRCRKEFQQAQHLRACQQWLHKQARQSGSGPSWTLDGEFDFEDDMENPQRPPLLQQCCNELHQEEPLCVCPTLKGASKAVKQQVRQQGQMQGQQMQHVISRIYQTATHLPRVCNIPQVSVCPFQKTTPGPYY; this is encoded by the coding sequence ATGGCGAACAAGCTCTTCCTCGTCTCGGCAACTCTcgccttcttcttccttctcacCAATGCCTCCATCTACCGAACAGTCGTGGAAGTAGATGAAGATGATGCCACAAACCCAGCCGGCCCATTTAGGTATCCAAGATGTAGAAAGGAGTTTCAGCAAGCACAACACCTAAGAGCTTGCCAACAATGGCTCCACAAGCAGGCAAGGCAGTCTGGTAGTGGTCCTAGCTGGACCCTCGACGGTGAGTTTGATTTTGAAGATGACATGGAGAACCCCCAGAGACCACCACTACTCCAGCAGTGCTGCAACGAGCTCCACCAGGAAGAGCCTCTTTGTGTTTGCCCAACCTTGAAAGGAGCATCCAAAGCCGTTAAACAACAGGTTCGACAACAGGGACAGATGCAGGGACAGCAGATGCAGCATGTAATTAGCCGTATCTACCAGACCGCTACTCACTTACCTAGAGTATGCAACATCCCCCAAGTCAGCGTTTGTCCCTTCCAGAAGACCACCCCTGGGCCCTACTACTAG
- the LOC130508082 gene encoding protein translation factor SUI1 homolog 1-like → MSELDSQVPTAFDPFADVDAEDSGAGTKEYVHIRVQQRNGRKSLTTVQGLKKEYSYSKILKDLKKEFCCNGTVVQDSELGQVIQLQGDQRKNVSTFLVQAGLVKKDNIKIHGF, encoded by the exons ATGTCTGAACTTGATTCCCAGGTCCCTACTGCCTTCG ACCCGTTTGCTGATGTGGATGCTGAGGACTCAGGTGCGGGAACAAAGGAGTACGTCCACATACGTGTCCAGCAGCGGAATGGTAGAAAAAGCTTGACAACAGTCCAGGGGCTGAAGAAAGAGTATAGTTACAGCAAGATACTTAAGGACCTCAAGAAGGAGTTTTGTTGCAACGGAACTGTGGTTCAAGACTCTGAACTCGGACAG GTTATTCAGCTTCAAGGCGACCAGAGGAAGAACGTATCCACGTTCCTAGTCCAG GCTGGCCTTGTGAAGAAGGACAACATCAAGATCCATGGTTTCTGA
- the LOC130508081 gene encoding DDRGK domain-containing protein 1 yields MEEQIFALIVSMILIAAVIPLFLWKRRVDARSREEDAEPPQVQARENVARATGGGGRRMRRRPAASSGGASSSSASNVQENISGSEDEDEDEATGNQARASKKKEKKRQEREEQRQAEEAARESRSTKQDWYAEMRRKKDEEREAEERKLEEEEKARQAKEEEAAALEFDKWKGEFSVDAEGTTEEVQGGNQDLLSEFVEYIKKQKCVPLEDLAAEFNLRTQECINRIASLESIGRLSGVMDDRGKYIYISMEEMNAVADYIKRQGRVSISHLASKSNQFIDLEPKVQDQLTEEISGMEEISVS; encoded by the exons ATGGAGGAGCAGATATTCGCTTTGATAGTGTCGATGATCCTCATAGCTGCGGTGATTCCTTTGTTCTTGTGGAAACGTCGGGTAGATGCCAGATCACGCGAGGAAGATGCAGAACCGCCGCAG GTTCAGGCACGTGAAAACGTGGCACGTGCTACTGGTGGTGGTGGGCGTAGAATGCGTCGGAGACCTGCAGCTTCTTCTGGTGGTGCTAGCTCCTCCTCAGCTTCTAACGTTCAAG AAAACATCAGTGGGAGTGAagatgaggatgaagatgaagcCACTGGGAATCAAGCCAGAGCAtcaaagaagaaggagaagaagcgtCAAGAACGAGAAGAACAAAGACAG GCTGAAGAAGCTGCACGAGAGTCAAGGAGTACAAAACAAGATTGGTATGCAGAGATGCGGAGGAAGAAGGATGAGGAGCGTGAGGCAGAGGAGCGGAAGCTG gaagaagaagaaaaagcacGACAAGCCAAGGAAGAAGAGGCAGCTGCGTTAGAGTTTGACAAATGGAAAGGGGAGTTCTCTGTTGACGCTGAAGGTACTACAGAGGAAGTGCAGGGTGGAAACCAAGATTTGCTTTCAGAGTTTGTTGAATACATAAAG AAACAAAAATGTGTTCCACTTGAAGATCTAGCCGCAGAATTTAATCTACGAACTCAG GAATGCATCAACAGGATCGCCTCTTTGGAGAGCATTG GACGGCTCTCTGGTGTAATGGATGATAGAGGAAAATACATTTACATATCAATGGAAGAGATGAATGCGGTTGCGGATTACATCAAACGTCAAGGAAGAGTAAGCATCTCACATCTAGCAAGCAAGTCGAACCAGTTCATCGACTTGGAGCCCAAAGTACAAGATCAGCTAACTGAAGAAATCAGCGGCATGGAAGAGATATCAGTTTCTTAG
- the LOC108841217 gene encoding LOW QUALITY PROTEIN: COBRA-like protein 11 (The sequence of the model RefSeq protein was modified relative to this genomic sequence to represent the inferred CDS: deleted 1 base in 1 codon), translating to MLRLSNSLKLLDHLSSSSLFSLSCVLRNLVNTLEMKIRYLNSNLLLLVLPLIILLFPTLSLAQDYGEDATKKDTPPPGLARCNGVYMSYSSGGREKLYPRTKNATAQAWSFKATAMIVNTGIEEVKGWEMFVGYNHREIIVSATGAVSSDGDFPYDASNGTTFIGSPNTDLKTSIETAGDYTKISTDIEITGTLFGGRGTATPLPKSIKLVNDGWQCPAATSKGGTMQVCCKRNPKFKAKKKSKTKFTPRRHGDLNIIYDVLQAYTSNYMAQVTIDNDSPLGRLDHWNLTFEWMRGEFIHSLRGAYSAEKNPSECLHSKAGQFYGDLDFSQVATCQKKPIIKDLPAERKEDKLIGMLPYCCKNGTLLPALMDASKSRAIFQLQVYKVPPDQNRTAFFPPQHWKIDGIVNPQYKCGPPVRVDPTGFPDPSGLQATTYAFASWQIICNITKPKPKAARCCVSYSAFYNDSAIPCNTCACGCGDIDTDTCNDNARQLLLPPDSLLVPFENRTLKAKVWAKRKHLAFPKKLPCPDNCGISLNWHVNSDYADGWSARVTVFNWGANAVEDWFAAVDLGKAGLGYENVYSFNGSRIPPKNQTIFFQGLRGMNFLIGLKNGTHPGRDPMVPGKMQSVISFKKHLGSLNIPGGDGFPKRVFFNGEQCELPKFFPKKSSGKRLSGMRLLPLILLVITTFLAITYSF from the exons ATGCTCCGCCTCTCTAATTCGCTTAAGCTTCTCGaccatctctcttcttcttctctattttCTCTTTCTTGCGTCCTAAGAAACTTAGTAAACACGTTAGAGATGAAGATACGTTACCTTAATTCAAACCTGCTTCTCCTTGTATTACCTCTAATAATTCTTCTCTTCCCGACATTATCTCTCGCTCAAGACTACGGCGAAGATGCCACGAAAaaagacactcctcctccaggTCTTGCCCGTTGCAACGGGGTATACATGTCCTACAGCTCCGGCGGCCGCGAAAAGCTATATCCTCGCACCAAGAACGCGACGGCTCAAGCCTGGTCGTTCAAGGCGACGGCTATGATCGTGAACACGGGGATAGAAGAGGTCAAAGGTTGGGAAATGTTCGTCGGGTATAACCACAGAGAGATCATTGTTTCCGCCACGGGAGCTGTCTCATCGGATGGTGACTTTCCTTATGACGCAAGTAATGGGACAACGTTCATTGGTTCTCCTAATACAGATCTAAAGACCTCGATAGAAACAGCTGGTGACTACACTAAGATCTCAACGGATATCGAGATAACTGGAACGCTTTTTGGTGGTAGAGGTACGGCTACGCCACTTCCGAAATCGATCAAGCTTGTTAACGATGGATGGCAATGCCCTGCCGCTACTTCAAAAG GTGGTACAATGCAAGTTTGCTGCAAGAGGAACCCTAAGTTTAAAGCTAAGAAAAAAAGC AAAACCAAGTTCACGCCTAGACGACATGGAGActtgaatataatatatgatgttCTTCAAGCTTACACAAGTAACTACATGGCCCAG GTAACTATAGACAATGATAGTCCATTGGGACGGTTAGACCACTGGAATTTGACATTTGAGTGGATGCGAGGAGAGTTCATCCACTCCTTGCGTGGAGCTTACTCAGCCGAGAAGAACCCTTCAGAATGCTTGCACAGCAAGGCAGGACAGTTTTATGGGGATCTTGATTTCTCTCAGGTAGCTACTTGTCAGAAGAAGCCTATTATTAAAGACTTACCAGCTGAACGTAAAGAAGATAAACTCATCGGCATGTTGCCGTATTGCTGCAAGAATGGAACTCTCTTGCCAGCTCTCATGGATGCCTCTAAGTCCAGAGCCATTTTCCAGTTACAG GTATACAAGGTGCCACCTGATCAGAACAGGACAGCTTTCTTCCCTCCTCAGCATTGGAAAATAGACGGTATAGTCAATCCTCAGTACAAATGCGGACCACCTGTAAGAGTAGATCCAACCGGGTTCCCTGACCCGAGCGGTCTCCAAGCCACCACCTACGCTTTCGCCAGCTGGCAAATCATCTGCAACATaacaaaacctaaaccaaaagCTGCTCGTTGCTGTGTCTCTTACTCAGCCTTCTACAACGACTCAGCCATTCCTTGCAACACATGCGCTTGCGGTTGCGGAGACATAGACACCGACACTTGCAACGACAACGCCAGACAGCTTCTCCTCCCTCCCGACTCGCTCTTGGTACCGTTTGAAAACAGGACGCTCAAGGCAAAAGTATGGGCAAAGAGGAAACACTTGGCTTTCCCAAAGAAGCTCCCTTGTCCTGACAACTGCGGAATCAGCTTGAACTGGCATGTTAACTCGGACTACGCTGATGGATGGTCGGCGAGGGTAACGGTTTTTAACTGGGGAGCTAATGCGGTGGAGGACTGGTTTGCTGCTGTTGATTTGGGGAAAGCTGGTTTAGGGTATGAGAATGTTTACTCCTTTAATGGGTCGAGAATTCCACCTAAGAACCAGACCATTTTCTTCCAAGGACTTCGTGGTATGAACTTCTTGATCGGTCTGAAGAACGGGACGCACCCTGGTAGAGACCCCATGGTTCCAGGGAAAATGCAGTCGGTTATCTCGTTTAAAAAGCATTTGGGGAGTTTGAATATTCCAGGAGGAGATGGATTCCCTAAGAGAGTTTTCTTCAATGGAGAACAATGTGAGCTTCCTAAGTTTTTTCCTAAGAAGAGTTCCGGGAAGAGATTATCTGGCATGAGATTATTGCCCTTGATTCTCCTAGTGATCACAACATTTCTCGCCATCACGTATTCGTTTTAA